The segment TTTGTCAATGGCTTCATAATATTCATCGCCACAGCAATCGTATTTAGCATAACAATCAATGTTGTCCCTTGTATTGAGAGCAGCTGAGACATCATCCTGTGTACTCAGTGGATTGCAGCCGGTAATAGCTACTTCCGCACCACCTATTGCAAGGGTCTCAACAAGAGCAGCAGTCTTTGCCTCGACATGAAGCGCCATTGCGATCTTATGCCCTTTAAGAGGCTGCTCGCGCTCAAAGTTCTCCCGGATAATAGATAGCACAGGCATGTGATTACGCACCCAGCCGATCTTCATATCACCGGATTCTATCAGTTCTTTTTCACTCATATTCGAATCTCCAATTTAAAGCGTAAAATATAATTTAATATGAACAATGTAATTGAACAAATGACAAATCATTTCTTCGCATCCACGCGGGACATAAGTTTCTCTGCTGCATCCCGACCCTCATCGATGACCTTCTGCTCATCCATGCAAAGTACTTTGTAACCATCCATAAGCACTTTACCATTTACAATGGTAGTTCTCACATCACTGCTACCAGCCGAGTACACAAGGTGAGAAGGAACATCATACAAGGGATTCAAATGTGCTTTGTTCATGTCAACAATAATAACATCTGCATTATAACCTTTCCTTATCATCCCGCTGTTAATACCCAGTGCCTTTGCGCCGTTGACCGTAGCCATCTCAAGCACCTGCCTTGCAGGAAGTGCCATCGGATCCATAGTATCAACTTTCTGGAGCAAAGCCGCAGTCTTCATCTCCTCGAACATGCCAAGATTATTGTTGGAAGCGCATCCATCGGTTCCAAGACAGACGTTCGCTCCGCGATCGAGCAACTTCGTAACAGGAGCAATACCTGATGCCAGCTTCATATTGCTTACAGGATTATGTGAAATATTGACATTATTGTTACGGAGAATATCCATATCACCATCAGAGAGCCATACACAGTGTGCAGCAAGGACATCAGGACCAAAGAAATCGATCTCATCCAGCATGTTCACAGAACACATACCATACTGATCTTTCATCTGGTTCAGTTCAGCTTCGGTCTCAAGGACATGGATGTGGATCTTTGCATTGTCCTCAGTTGCCTGCTCCCTTACCTTCGTAAGGAACTCCTTTGAGCAGGTATTTGGAGCATGCGGACCATACATGGCA is part of the Methanococcoides orientis genome and harbors:
- a CDS encoding amidohydrolase family protein, yielding MADIIIKNGYILTMDPSLENIRNGVVVIEDGRIADVCENTEETADTVIDAQGSVVMPGFVNTHTHAGMTLFRGYADDLALSDWLENHIWPAEAELTASDVYAGTRLACLEMVKSGTIAFADMYFFMEEVGKVVEGSGLRAALSYGMIELWDEEKGKTELKKGKAFINEWDGKADGRISAMYGPHAPNTCSKEFLTKVREQATEDNAKIHIHVLETEAELNQMKDQYGMCSVNMLDEIDFFGPDVLAAHCVWLSDGDMDILRNNNVNISHNPVSNMKLASGIAPVTKLLDRGANVCLGTDGCASNNNLGMFEEMKTAALLQKVDTMDPMALPARQVLEMATVNGAKALGINSGMIRKGYNADVIIVDMNKAHLNPLYDVPSHLVYSAGSSDVRTTIVNGKVLMDGYKVLCMDEQKVIDEGRDAAEKLMSRVDAKK